The following proteins are encoded in a genomic region of Syngnathus acus chromosome 22, fSynAcu1.2, whole genome shotgun sequence:
- the LOC119116470 gene encoding chitinase-3-like protein 2 isoform X1, with amino-acid sequence MQEQELRDQLAPRGKLLTASVSGVIDDIGNSYEILELSRIVDFFNVMTFEVDLGNPPEFPNAEAAMQEFVTAGAPAIQLNMGIATYGIGGESGPIVQIPDVWAKYEVCQVHPTGVSIDSDATIIAKVAYIQTEGFGGAYVKSLDLDDFNDNSCNQGDYPVIQLIKDSL; translated from the exons ATGCAG GAACAGGAATTGAGGGACCAGCTGGCGCCGCGAGGAAAACTGCTCACTGCAAGCGTCTCTGGTGTGATTGACGACATTGGAAATAGTTATGAAATCTTGGAGCTTTCCAG AATCGTCGACTTCTTTAATGTGATGACCTTTGAAGTTGACCTAGGAAATCCACCAGAATTTCCCAATGCG GAAGCTGCAATGCAGGAGTTTGTTACTGCGGGAGCACCAGCAATACAGCTCAACATGGGAATAGCGACGTATGGCATTGGGGGGGAGTCGGGCCCCATTGTCCAGATTCCTGATGTATGGGCCAAATATGAG GTGTGCCAGGTCCACCCAACAGGCGTTTCGATTGACAGTGACGCGACCATTATTGCCAAG GTTGCCTACATCCAAACTGAAGGCTTTGGAGGAGCCTATGTCAAGTCTCTGGACCTGGACGACTTCAATGACAACTCCTGCAATCAAGGGGACTATCCTGTCATCCAGCTAATCAAAGACAGCTTGTAG
- the LOC119116470 gene encoding chitinase-3-like protein 2 isoform X2, whose product MQELRDQLAPRGKLLTASVSGVIDDIGNSYEILELSRIVDFFNVMTFEVDLGNPPEFPNAEAAMQEFVTAGAPAIQLNMGIATYGIGGESGPIVQIPDVWAKYEVCQVHPTGVSIDSDATIIAKVAYIQTEGFGGAYVKSLDLDDFNDNSCNQGDYPVIQLIKDSL is encoded by the exons ATGCAG GAATTGAGGGACCAGCTGGCGCCGCGAGGAAAACTGCTCACTGCAAGCGTCTCTGGTGTGATTGACGACATTGGAAATAGTTATGAAATCTTGGAGCTTTCCAG AATCGTCGACTTCTTTAATGTGATGACCTTTGAAGTTGACCTAGGAAATCCACCAGAATTTCCCAATGCG GAAGCTGCAATGCAGGAGTTTGTTACTGCGGGAGCACCAGCAATACAGCTCAACATGGGAATAGCGACGTATGGCATTGGGGGGGAGTCGGGCCCCATTGTCCAGATTCCTGATGTATGGGCCAAATATGAG GTGTGCCAGGTCCACCCAACAGGCGTTTCGATTGACAGTGACGCGACCATTATTGCCAAG GTTGCCTACATCCAAACTGAAGGCTTTGGAGGAGCCTATGTCAAGTCTCTGGACCTGGACGACTTCAATGACAACTCCTGCAATCAAGGGGACTATCCTGTCATCCAGCTAATCAAAGACAGCTTGTAG